The Nicotiana tomentosiformis chromosome 2, ASM39032v3, whole genome shotgun sequence genome includes the window cacttgactaataagcctacgggctactcttatttcgagtttgagcaagcactcactcgaccattatgcctacggactatattacttcgagttcgaaatattcactcgactaataagcctacgggctacttttattccgagtccgagcaagcactcgctcgaccattatgcctacgggctacattacttagagttcaaaacattcactcgactaataatcctacaggctactcttattccgagtttgagcaagcactcactcgaccattatgcctacgggctatattacttcgatttcgaaacatttactcgactaataagcctacgggctactcttattctgAGTctgagcaagtactcactcgaccactatgcctacgggctacattacttcaagttcgaaacgttcacttgactaataagcctacgggctactcttattccgagttatagcaagcgctcactcgactattatgcctatgggctataagcctatgggctaccttatttcaagctTGAGTAAGCGCTCACTCAGTTATAAAAGCTACAAAGTCCAAATTCGATTAAATTGCCTAAATtcttatgaaaacattcataaagcatgaataaaatcttcacaaggcaagaaacaaaatagaagcaagtcGGTAAAACAAAAACAtatttatatatacaagattgtttacatgattgattgcaacatagaaactaagggctaagtttcttggctatctccgggagcggtctcttctctacCGGCCCCCTGGACCcgcttttactctcatcattatcatcgtcatcatcgaaagccaaggcttcagcatcgacttcgagttctttggcccttttaatatcttcagcgaggtcgaaacctcaaacatggatctcctcgagggtctccctccgagatcggcacatAGCAAGTTCaacgacccaatgtgctcgagtatcggcggtctcggctgcctctcttgcttggacttgggcagcttcagaaTCGGCCCGATAGACGTCCACGAGTTTatctgcatcggcctttgcctttccgacatcagattcggccttggcaagttcaaaGGCCAACCTagcctcaagctcctctattATTCTTGCTTGGACCGAGACtttctccttcattttttgaagttggttttcggccgatgataattgggatCGGGCAGCTTCTTTCTCTACAGCAAAGCGGTCAATTCCTTCTTTCCACTTTAAAGACTCTgcttttatcacatcgacttctTCACGGAGCTTTTCAATCATTGCAATTTTTTGATGCAGCTGTGAGACCAAAAAATTAGCTATTGTTtcggtatcgagcccataggcttttaaaagtatcattacctgctcggatagatcggtctgatcttggtgagccttggccaactcagctcagaGGTAatttatttcctctcccctttgccctaagaggagtttaagggagttcctctTCTCCGTACCCCATTGAAGAACGGCCTCATATCAATGCAGCTCGGCTCGGGACCAataacatgcttctcgatgagctGTCGCGGCCTGCAAAGAAAAGACGAAGttaggaaagaaaagaaaacataaaggtaatgccaacaaaataatttaaggcttacctgattcaaaacCAGCTGCACCCCATGGAAAAGGTCTGATGCATCACTAGTACCGGCAATGTCCTCAACACTGGTAAACAGGTCATGAAAAGGATCCTATCCATCATGGGGCCTGTCTAGTTCGAGGGCCCTCAAAGCTTGGGCTTCCGAATCGTCCCTACGGAAAAAGCAGGGAAAGTAGGagagtcttcgattgctactgccccaagtgaatcacttggagcattctcttcggttcgaagagattcggggagagccccttcagacatatcccccatccgttggcttcgatgggaagcatcttcgatctccaacaactcggggactctgcccgaatctttctccgatatatcctcagttcgaggcggagccttatgaagcaccatcgatccagctgcttGTGGAACGTTGGTGGTCTTCTTCGTTCGGGCCGCCAGCacggacccatcattttcttcttcttcttcatcttcatcccttaaatgcataactgattctacggtcaaaggaatggtattcttgttcggcttatgagccatcctcttcttcagttttggatcttcgggaacagaggctcttttcctcttattatctttcaccggctttgggacagaggtcgaagcctcttcctcgatgggcgagggcctcaaaaccgcatctttgcccacacctacatatgGGAAATTTTATTAAAGTATATGGAAAATGTCTTGTTCGAACAACCAAAAGGTACGAGAAaagggcttaccatgatttttggcctcccatttgccctttgacaaatcacgccataaGCGCTCGGCGTATATGAAGGTCGAAGCTAGAGCTTGTACCCAGTCCTTGAGATCgatcgggaactgctccgggcatctAGGAGATCGCTGCATCATAGAAAGAGGaatatcggtgagaaaagaaatgaaagggcaAAATAGAAGGAAGTAACAACATAActacacttacgtttcatattccactcctcgggaaaaggcatatTTTTAATCGAAATCAAGTCCGAAGTCTTACTTGAACGAActtgcccatccagcctcgatccttgtcctcatcAATGCTCGAAaatagagccttggtagcccgacactgaagttttattaaccctccgcGAAAAAGGCGAGGATGGTACAATcagatgaggtggtcgagggtgaacgacatcccctcgattttattCATAAAGTATcaaatcaaaataacgatccaccaaaaagaaggatggacctggcttAGGTTATTTGATATTGATGGCAGGAGTCAATGATAACAGAGTCgaggggacccaacgtgaaagggtaagtatacacacttataACCCTTTgacgtaagtggtgatatcttcgtcagaagaaggaattattatttctttgttctcccaattgcaatctttctgtAACTGTTTGAGGTGCCTCTCagttatcgaacacatatacctcgatactggcttgTATCAGCCGGGAaccgatgagcctttatcgaccttaaaatcagaggtaagaacacacgccccaggaacgcactcctcaggctgtggcttgatgtttggcatattttgatatgtgttgatgttactttacccatgttttaaccgctttttgatgttatttgatctttaaaatgcccaacatggtttaattattggttttatgactaattgagttgtttgtggtgaattagggtgtttggagtgcaaaaatatgaagaaaaggtgctctaggtagaggaagagagattgaatgcgtcgcatccaatctagaaaaaaattaGATTTCATGCACCCTTAGTAGTGAAGTAGGCCTATAGCATCCTctatagcatccgcacctgggcaaagctgagatggaggaacaagggttggatgcgtctcatccaccctcgcatgcaaagctgagaagtagaggacgaggtggatgcgtcgcatccaccctcgcatgtgaagctgagaaatggaggacgaggtggatgcgtcgcatccaccttagcatcaatccctgaagccgatttggactaggaataggagaactttggcccacgacttttgtacgcaatatataagccaaaaatgcctcctttaggtcatctaacatattggagagggggaaaaagccacaacaaagttctaaaaccacggaattcgtcttgagttcctattctctctttcttttattgattcttatgcactcttgtgaatttttgatgattgcctgaatatgagtggctaagaaccctattgttctagggtcatgggtatacatgaatgttgatgtttgaagtttaatttgacgaatttgattttatcatattgggttgtttatttaattctgtttttaattattttgctgagtagctaacagtgaaatactatctatgaatctagagttgaactcgaaagtgggaaccctagattgcatatagaataaACTAGAGCAAGTtattaaacccgggcatcgggaaAAGGATTCGCAATTGgaatagacatatacctaattgccttgctcggttgcaatacaggaattgtaaatgcgttcttgttaaattTAAGTCCATAGACATATAGATATtgagttagcttgaataggcgagtaagggctcgacagattcttatgagtaatatcaaccctgtcaaccaacaatccagataaatcaattagttattttaagctaagaatggaacatgattgttaaataacccgtgaccctggaatattatctcccattgattgttatttaaaactatttaagtgttgtgttgatttctagtatttcattacttgatagtctttaggtagtaaattagacaattatctattttataagaaatcgcttgaatcgataagctatttgagtttaaattagtcaaaagttaatcataagccTCGTGGGAACAatactctattcactactctattacttgacgaccacgtatacttgcgtgagtgtgtttggtcccgacaagtttttggcgccattgccggggacctagaaattagttacttgactgagttaagcttttattacttatttattcaagttttaattttcagtttgccttttttgtgttaacgcaggctcttctcttgaatgcggaggagtagaagtgcaaacaacctacttccttttgatccagaaattgaacaaacacttcatagagtgagaaaggaagtcgaagctagaacgagaatagaaagggagttggacatcgtagttcaaccacagccaatagagatggcaggtaatgaagagcgtccagtgatagaagccgcaaggcccaatcttgctaatatgactcaggctatcgtgaagcctgaaatcacggggcattttgaactcaaacagtacatggtacagctgattcaatccacaggacaatatgtgggtctatctcatgaagacccacagaggcacattcagaacttcttggaaattacggacacttacaattatcaacgtttccaaggactatgttagGCTGACATTATTTCCTTTTTCACtattgggggaagctaaggaatggttgcaaaaggagcccgcaaactcaatccacacttgggatgatttagcaaggaaattcctaatcaagtttttccctactaagaagacaaaatcgctgaggagccaaattcttgggttccaacaatggGATGgtgagacacttcgtcaagcttgggaaagatataagaagctactcagagactgcccgcatcattgtcagactgatgaggtattgggtcacacttttgttgatgggctagacgaggcatcaaagatgaatctggattcagcttgtgggggtagttgcatggcgaggccgtacAGTGAAATTCAACTCTTGCTAAACAACTTCACAGCTAAtgatcataattggcaaggagatggggatgcaagaagagcaattaaacagaagtcagccgggttgattgagcttgataacttctcagccatgagagcagatattgcaaagctggcaaatcagatgaatcgaatgacaacacaacaaacgcaacatgtacaacaaatgtctatttgttgcgaaatatgtggtgacagtcatatgagtgacatgtgccccacgaatcctgaatctatatactatgtggggcaacaaaacagaggtcctatgaatcaacatgcacaatatgggaacacttacaatccaaattggaggaatcatcctaacttctcatggggcggaaatcaacagaatcagaatcagtataggcctcaaggaaattttaatcagcctcagaagccaccccaacaaatagaagagagtacgaatgacttgctgaaaaagttgttgctagacaatcaacagctcaggaccgatttcagaaatcttgagaggcaaatggggcagttagcagcagatcaaaatactagacctacaggctctcttcccagtgatacagagaagaaccctcaagttaatgcagttacacttagaaatgggagggaactagaggaaatgccaaagaagagaaaggacaaacctatacctgagggggagctgacccctaaggcaatacacgagtcaaataataatgatgcaagttcagagcgaatggagactgcaaggccaccaccacctttcccccagagattgcagaaaaagaatgacgatcgcatgttcaacaaatttctctctatgttgagtcaggttcaattaaatattccattagtggatgtacttcgtgaaattccaaagtatgctaagtacataaaagatatagtggctcacaagaggaaattgactgagttcgagacagttgcacttactgaggagtgcacttcaagggtccaaaacaagcttcctcaaaagcttaaggatcctggcagtttcaccattccagtgcgaatcggtaatattgatgtgggtcgtgctctttgtgatttgggtgcgagcataaatctgatgccattgtccttatttaagcaattgggtctgggagctccaagaccaaccactgtgatgttgcaattagctgataggtccatagcctaccctgaaggagtgattgaagatgtgctgctgcaaattgggaaatttatcttcccagctgacttcattattctggATTTTGAGGTTGATGAaaaagttccaatcatattgggacgacctctcttggctactggtgatgcaataattaaagtgagagaagggaaaatgattatgagggtggacaacgaggaagcagtctttaatgtctacaaagcaatccaacttccccgccactatgaggagctctctatgatatctatTGTGGAGGTGGATGCGCAACTTctcgacacgagtgtatatctagacgactctctagaaaaagcaatcatgttatttgatagcttgatgattgatgatgaggttgaggagatgatgcatatcctagatgcatcatgtgcttacatgcaaggaatacacccgtttgagcccctgaataggccaagtggccccctccaaagccgtcaattgaagaagctccaaaattggagcttaaaccccaacccctcaccttcaatatgcttatttgggtagttctaacactttacctgttattgtttcttctcacttgtctaaattgtaggaagaaaagctattgagggtgctacgtgagcacaagcgagcaattgggtggacaatgtctgacattaaaggcattagtccagctttctgtatgcacaaaatcctcatggaggacggacacaagccaagtgtagagcatcaacgccgactaaatccaatcatgaaagaagtggtaagaaaacaagtgattaagtggcttgatgcaggtattgtattttcaatctctgatagtaaatgggtaagccccgttcaatgtgtgccgaagaaaggggggatgactgtagtagttaatgaaaataatgagttaattcctacaagaactgtcactggatggagaatttgcatagattatagaaaattgaacaatgccacccagaaagaccactttccccttccctttattgaccaaatgcttgataggttagctggccaggaatactactgtttcctggacggttattcagggtataatcagattgctatagccccagaggaccaagagaaaactacatttacatgtccttatggcacgtatgcattcaagagaatgccctttggtctttgtaatgcacctgcgacttttcaaaggtgtatgatggctatttttactgacatggttgaaagatttgtagaagtgttcatggatgatttttctgtgtttggatgttcttttgatagttgtttgatgaaccttgataaagtgcttgctaggtgtgaagaggcgaacttggtgctaaactggaaaaagtgccatttcatggtacgtgaaggtataggtttggggcacaaggtgtcaaaagatggtctacaggtggataaagcaaaggtggaggcgattgaaaaattgcccccaccgacatccgtcaaaggcattcacagtttcttgggccatgcaggtttttatcgtcgattcattAAAGATTTCTCGAAAATTTCTTCTCCGATATGCAGGCTCctagagaaagatgtcaccttcaagtttgataatgcatgtctgaaagcatttgaggagctgaagggaagattggtgactgcaccaattatcattggcccagattgggcacaaccatttgagttgatgtgcgatgcaagtgacatagcaatcggagcggttttggggcaaaggagggataaaatctttcactccatttattatgcgagcaaaactatgaatccagctcagatgaattatacagttacagAAAAGGAGTTTagtgcagtggtgtgggcgtttgacaagttcagatcctatctagtgggaacctaagtcatcgtctacacagatcattcagctatcagatacttgtttgaaaagaaagacgccaagccgaggctgattcgttgggtcctcctcttgcaagaatttgacttagagatccgagatcgaaaagggacagaaaatcaagtggctgatcacttgttcagattagaaagtcggaaccatgtagctgaaggagggccaatcaaagaaacatttcccgatgagcaattattagcagtcacctcaggtgaagccccatggtatgcagattatgtgaattttattgcaagtggggtgacgccactagaattgacacctgacaatagaagaagattcttacatgatgtaaggctctacatgtgggatgagccattcttatataggcagtgcgcagatcagttggtgcgaaggtgtgttcctaaggaagagatgaatgctatactgcatgactgccatgcttcgccatatggaggtcatcacggcgggaatagaaccgcccaaaaattgctacaatcaggtttctattggccaaaattgtttaaggatgcacatgcctttgttaaaaattgtgatagatgccaaagaaccggaactatcacgaggaagcacgagatgcccttgcaaaatattctggcagtagagctttttgatgtttgggggattgatttcatgggaccgttcccatattctaatgggcacaggtacatcttggtggcggtcgactatgtttctaagtgggtggaggccattgctcttcctactaatgatgcaaaggtagtggtaagctttgtaaagaagcacatcttcacatgttttgggactccaagagtgttgataagcgacaggggaactcacttttgtaacaaattgctgaataatattcttgcaaaatatggagttaagcacaaggtttccactgcctatcatccccaaacgagtggtcaagtagaagtttccaacagagaggtaaagcagattttggaaaaaacaGTAAGTGGGAATAGAAAGGACTAGGCCAGGAAGCTGGATGACACATTATGGGCGtatcgcactgcatacaagacccccataggaac containing:
- the LOC138905675 gene encoding uncharacterized protein: MIEKLREEVDVIKAESLKWKEGIDRFAVEKEAARSQLSSAENQLQKMKEKVSVQARIIEELEARLAFELAKAESDVGKAKADADKLVDVYRADSEAAQVQAREAAETADTRAHWVVELAMCRSRRETLEEIHV